Proteins from a single region of Sphingomonas morindae:
- a CDS encoding ATP-binding protein, with protein MRGWREPPIVFQILALLLGGLIVAQLVTLLLTLVLPPAPPAEHRFQDIVAALAGRDARHARLRRRLEAAPPKIGGPGWFVSDPARRQLAAALGLRPDEVRLAFYAPLPLNGITPLPEPMPEMRPIRWMTAPEPLPAPDTPLQRIALLADAGPGGGRRGPGPGFGGWGWPGGDGWRRGGFGPLDPGLPARAADPARSERPAPAAAPSPADLDRQPVNPDGGQANAAAPAPPAAPAPAPAAANRSDPAPAPAATANAAPPPHRTPSPAPLDATPLPMPFVASPAPAGPSPAAPPAPALFGLAPAPFVGGDFIAAARLRDGRWAVVQPEPQGFPNAWQRRVILWFLIAFALVAPLGWLFARRIVRPLARFTSAAEQLGRDPSAATTLTLDGPAELGRAARAFTLMHTRLRSFVDDRTAMVGAISHDLRTPLTRLRFRIEDIEDEAAREGMSQEIAEMEAMIASVLAFVRDASTPNLRERLDLAVLVEDVAQDAALIGGDVRIEEASAAPVEVDVLGMRRLLANLVENAVKYGQRARIRLHVEEGSAVAEIGDDGPGLPDEEMERVFEPFYRAANADESGKTGSGLGLAVCRSIARAHGGDVRLVRSARGFAAQLRLPLAFAPRPG; from the coding sequence ATGCGGGGCTGGCGCGAGCCGCCAATCGTCTTCCAGATCCTGGCACTGCTGCTCGGCGGGCTGATCGTGGCGCAGCTGGTCACGCTGCTGCTCACGCTGGTGCTGCCGCCGGCGCCGCCGGCCGAGCATCGCTTCCAGGATATCGTCGCGGCGCTCGCCGGCCGCGACGCGCGCCATGCGCGGCTGCGGCGGCGGCTCGAGGCGGCGCCGCCCAAGATCGGCGGCCCGGGCTGGTTCGTCTCCGATCCCGCGCGGCGCCAGCTCGCCGCCGCGCTGGGGCTGCGGCCGGACGAGGTGCGCCTCGCCTTCTATGCGCCGCTGCCGCTCAACGGCATCACGCCCCTGCCCGAGCCCATGCCCGAGATGCGGCCGATCCGCTGGATGACCGCGCCCGAACCGCTGCCCGCGCCCGATACGCCGCTGCAGCGGATCGCGCTGCTGGCCGATGCCGGGCCGGGCGGCGGCCGGCGCGGGCCGGGGCCGGGCTTTGGCGGCTGGGGCTGGCCGGGCGGCGACGGCTGGCGCCGGGGCGGATTCGGGCCGCTCGATCCGGGCCTGCCCGCGCGCGCCGCCGACCCGGCGCGGAGCGAACGCCCCGCGCCCGCCGCCGCGCCCTCGCCCGCCGATCTGGATCGCCAGCCGGTCAACCCCGATGGCGGCCAGGCCAACGCCGCCGCGCCCGCACCCCCCGCCGCGCCTGCCCCTGCCCCGGCAGCGGCGAACCGGAGCGATCCCGCGCCCGCGCCCGCCGCGACGGCCAATGCCGCGCCGCCGCCGCACCGCACGCCGTCGCCGGCGCCGCTCGACGCCACGCCGCTGCCGATGCCCTTTGTCGCGTCGCCCGCGCCGGCCGGCCCCTCGCCCGCGGCGCCGCCCGCGCCCGCGCTGTTCGGCCTCGCGCCGGCGCCCTTTGTCGGGGGCGATTTCATCGCGGCGGCGCGGCTCCGCGATGGCCGCTGGGCGGTGGTGCAGCCCGAGCCCCAGGGCTTTCCCAATGCCTGGCAGCGGCGCGTGATCCTGTGGTTCCTGATCGCCTTCGCGCTGGTGGCGCCGCTGGGCTGGCTGTTCGCGCGGCGGATCGTGCGGCCGCTCGCGCGCTTCACCAGCGCCGCCGAGCAGCTGGGCCGCGACCCTTCGGCGGCGACCACCTTGACGCTGGACGGCCCCGCCGAGCTGGGCCGCGCCGCCCGCGCCTTCACGCTGATGCACACGCGCCTGCGCAGCTTCGTCGACGATCGGACCGCGATGGTCGGCGCGATCAGCCACGATCTGCGCACCCCGCTCACCCGGCTGCGCTTCCGCATCGAGGATATCGAGGACGAGGCCGCGCGCGAGGGCATGAGCCAGGAGATTGCGGAAATGGAGGCGATGATCGCCTCGGTGCTCGCCTTTGTGCGCGATGCCTCCACCCCCAATCTGCGCGAGCGGCTGGATCTGGCGGTGTTGGTGGAGGATGTCGCGCAGGACGCGGCGCTGATCGGGGGCGATGTGCGGATCGAGGAGGCGAGCGCCGCGCCGGTCGAGGTGGATGTGCTCGGCATGCGCCGGCTGCTCGCCAATCTCGTCGAGAATGCGGTCAAATACGGGCAGCGCGCGCGCATCCGCCTGCATGTCGAGGAAGGCAGCGCGGTGGCCGAGATCGGCGACGACGGCCCCGGCCTGCCCGACGAGGAGATGGAGCGCGTGTTCGAGCCCTTCTACCGCGCCGCCAATGCCGACGAATCGGGCAAGACGGGCAGCGGGCTCGGCCTGGCCGTGTGCCGCTCGATCGCGCGCGCGCATGGCGGCGATGTCCGGCTGGTACGCTCGGCGCGCGGTTTCGCCGCCCAGCTCCGGCTGCCGCTCGCCTTCGCGCCACGTCCGGGCTGA
- a CDS encoding response regulator codes for MTAISAAMDLATHILIVDDDAGIRTLISSFLEKHGYRTDTAADPIEMRDRLAAGRYDLIVLDVMMPREDGLSALRGLQREADAPPVIILSAVGTDIDRIVGLEMGAEDYLAKPCNPRELLARIRTVLRRRETRAEPAEPQAPREGVARFAGWAIDLIGRTLTNRAGAIVQLSDAEFRLMKAFVEHPRRVLSRDQLLDYSAGQETEIYDRAIDVQVSRLRRRLAGHDGGGALIRTVRNEGYMFVPTVLRG; via the coding sequence ATGACCGCCATTTCTGCCGCCATGGACCTCGCCACCCACATCCTCATCGTCGATGACGATGCCGGCATCCGGACGCTGATCTCCTCCTTTCTCGAGAAGCATGGCTATCGCACCGATACCGCCGCCGACCCGATCGAGATGCGCGACCGGCTGGCCGCCGGACGCTATGATCTGATCGTGCTGGACGTGATGATGCCGCGCGAGGACGGGCTGAGCGCGTTGCGCGGCCTCCAGCGCGAGGCCGACGCGCCGCCCGTCATCATCCTCTCGGCGGTAGGCACCGATATCGACCGGATCGTCGGGCTCGAAATGGGCGCCGAGGATTATCTGGCCAAGCCGTGCAACCCCCGCGAGCTGCTCGCCCGCATCCGCACCGTGCTGCGCCGGCGCGAGACCCGCGCCGAGCCCGCCGAGCCCCAGGCCCCGCGCGAGGGCGTGGCGCGCTTCGCGGGCTGGGCGATCGATCTAATCGGCCGCACGCTCACCAACCGGGCCGGCGCGATCGTCCAGCTGTCCGATGCCGAGTTCCGGTTGATGAAGGCCTTTGTCGAGCATCCCCGCCGCGTGCTCAGCCGCGACCAGCTGCTCGACTATTCCGCCGGCCAGGAGACGGAGATCTACGACCGCGCGATCGATGTGCAGGTCAGCCGGCTGCGGCGCCGCCTCGCCGGACATGACGGGGGCGGCGCGCTGATCCGCACCGTTCGCAACGAGGGCTATATGTTCGTGCCCACCGTGCTGCGCGGCTGA